The Anolis sagrei isolate rAnoSag1 chromosome 10, rAnoSag1.mat, whole genome shotgun sequence genome has a window encoding:
- the LOC132762977 gene encoding SLAIN motif-containing protein-like isoform X1, producing MKMVVPGSAPVIQPDHSLGNELGRGSTENSVMGPDVDPVADQVGPELEEVRKLQELVRRLELQNQQLRTRSLRSLPEANVLSQAGAGVDNCNSRLNGMEINNSINTLMDKQELQIVADLHSALSKMRSESEESGQFLKNDVDAAVQHSCASDSEREPSKTEFTSNAEMQFSDANTNDFSSWDCDSTLLVEDLTAKNVEPGFRMSEESTDVDNLLDKTTLDEVEVLELESGSVEDDSWLYVSPRKSSTDEKESPLQWCRQVLDNPNPETEAACRTLITRLDQASRWKSLYCSPLASPSVHNLNADTGSCGSALNSPGHYKSTNKSLLTCGSSGYLGMHSALSSQSSVDSELSTSDDSISMGYKLQDLTDVQVMARLQEESLRQDCASSSASVSRRSSSASLHSLRRGTYSDQDFDAYSLEDEDDDCSFSYHSNHRYSPSPLSSPRCQSPSTNTDYGRGTQVRPPRRSLQSPMQDRLKYSGNEEELRHSMPNLARTGLRSLESVRNSRSLESDLQVPSRLSRIQQPSASLAPSKLRFSSGAGQPPLTVRQPMKAASCANSLLAPRQPVRAPGYASTAGRVRKLPSSTLGPGSTGGGSMTRNNSMAGGTKNSLPKSRLSVGGPSSLKSKLTQPPKRIPKATVVSADDSWKDGCY from the exons ATGAAAATGGTTGTTCCTGGGAGTGCTCCTGTAATTCAGCCAGACCATAGTCTTGGAAATGAACTGGGCCGGGGTTCAACAGAGAACTCTGTGATGGGTCCAGATGTAGATCCGGTGGCGGACCAGGTGGGCCCTGAGCTGGAAGAGGTCCGGAAACTGCAGGAACTTGTAAGGAGGCTGGAGCTCCAGAACCAGCAGTTGAGAACTAGAAGTCTTCGAAGTTTGCCAGAGGCAAATGTGCTGAGCCAAGCTGGCGCTGGAGTGGATAATTGCAATTCTAGACTCAATGGGATGGAAATTAATAATAGCATCAACACACTGATGGATAAGCAGGAACTACAGATCGTGGCAGACCTGCATTCGGCACTAAGTAAAATGAGGTCAGAATCAGAAGAGAGTGGCCAGTTCTTAAAAAATGACGTAGATGCAGCAGTGCAACACAGCTGTGCCAGTGACTCCGAGAGAGAACCTTCCAAGACAGAGTTTACCAGCAATGCAGAGATGCAGTTCAGTGACGCTAACACAAATGATTTTTCCAGTTGGGATTGTGACAGCACACTGCTAGTAGAGGACCTCACTGCTAAAAATGTTGAGCCTGGTTTTAGAATGAGTGAAGAAAGCACAGATGTAGACAACCTCTTGGACAAGACAACTCTGGATGAAGTGGAAGTATTAGAACTTGAAAGTGGCAGTGTTGAAGATGATAGCTG GCTGTATGTCTCTCCAAGAAAGTCATCAACAGATGAAAAGGAATCTCCCCTGCAATGGTGTAGACAGGTGTTGGACAACCCCAATCCGGAAACAGAAGCTGCTTGCCGTACCCTCATCACCAGACTTGACCAAG CCAGTAGGTGGAAATCCCTGTATTGCAGCCCACTGGCCTCTCCAAGTGTCCATAACTTGAATGCAGACACAGGGTCCTGTGGCAGTGCACTAAACTCTCCTGGGCACTACAAATCAACTAACAAATCGCTACTAACCTGTGGCAGCTCAG GTTACTTGGGCATGCATTCAGCATTGAGTTCTCAGTCTTCCGTCGACAGTGAACTCAGCACCTCAGATGACTCCATCTCCATGGGCTACAAACTGCAAGACTTGACCGATGTGCAGGTTATGGCCCGCCTGCAAGAGGAGA GCCTCCGTCAGGATTGTGCCTCCAGCTCAGCCTCCGTTTCCCGCCGGAGCTCCAGCGCTTCCTTGCATTCCTTGCGCAGGGGCACCTACAGCGACCAGGATTTCGATGCCTACAGTTTGGAAGACGAGGACGACGACTGCTCCTTTTCCTATCACAGCAACCACAGATACTCCCCGTCCCCACTCAGCTCCCCACGGTGCCAGTCCCCCTCCACAAACACAGACTATGGCAGAGGAACCCAGGTCCGTCCTCCACGGAGGTCACTGCAAAGTCCTATGCAAGATAGGCTGAAGTATTCTGGAAATgaag AGGAGTTGCGGCACAGCATGCCCAACTTGGCCAGAACAGGTCTGCGCTCTTTGGAATCAGTAAGGAATAGTCGCAGCTTGGAGTCAGATCTGCAGGTTCCAAGTAGACTTTCTAGAATCCAGCAGCCATCTGCCA GCCTGGCCCCAAGCAAGCTCCGCTTTTCCTCTGGTGCTGGACAGCCCCCCTTGACAGTTCGACAGCCAATGAAAGCAGCTTCTTGTGCCAACTCTCTCCTTGCACCAAGGCAGCCAGTGAGAGCCCCTGGCTATGCCAGCACTGCTGGGCGAGTCCGGAAGCTCCCATCTTCCACGCTCGGTCCAGGTTCAACAGGTGGTGGTTCCATGACCAGAAACAACAGTATGGCTGGAGGAACAAAAAACTCCCTGCCGAAAAGTAGACTATCAGTTGGGGGACCCTCCTCCCTGAAGAGCAAATTGACCCAGCCACCCAAGAG AATTCCAAAGGCCACTGTTGTTTCTGCTGATGACTCTTGGAAAGATGGGTGTTACTGA
- the LOC132762977 gene encoding SLAIN motif-containing protein-like isoform X2, producing the protein MKMVVPGSAPVIQPDHSLGNELGRGSTENSVMGPDVDPVADQVGPELEEVRKLQELVRRLELQNQQLRTRSLRSLPEANVLSQAGAGVDNCNSRLNGMEINNSINTLMDKQELQIVADLHSALSKMRSESEESGQFLKNDVDAAVQHSCASDSEREPSKTEFTSNAEMQFSDANTNDFSSWDCDSTLLVEDLTAKNVEPGFRMSEESTDVDNLLDKTTLDEVEVLELESGSVEDDSWLYVSPRKSSTDEKESPLQWCRQVLDNPNPETEAACRTLITRLDQGYLGMHSALSSQSSVDSELSTSDDSISMGYKLQDLTDVQVMARLQEESLRQDCASSSASVSRRSSSASLHSLRRGTYSDQDFDAYSLEDEDDDCSFSYHSNHRYSPSPLSSPRCQSPSTNTDYGRGTQVRPPRRSLQSPMQDRLKYSGNEEELRHSMPNLARTGLRSLESVRNSRSLESDLQVPSRLSRIQQPSASLAPSKLRFSSGAGQPPLTVRQPMKAASCANSLLAPRQPVRAPGYASTAGRVRKLPSSTLGPGSTGGGSMTRNNSMAGGTKNSLPKSRLSVGGPSSLKSKLTQPPKRIPKATVVSADDSWKDGCY; encoded by the exons ATGAAAATGGTTGTTCCTGGGAGTGCTCCTGTAATTCAGCCAGACCATAGTCTTGGAAATGAACTGGGCCGGGGTTCAACAGAGAACTCTGTGATGGGTCCAGATGTAGATCCGGTGGCGGACCAGGTGGGCCCTGAGCTGGAAGAGGTCCGGAAACTGCAGGAACTTGTAAGGAGGCTGGAGCTCCAGAACCAGCAGTTGAGAACTAGAAGTCTTCGAAGTTTGCCAGAGGCAAATGTGCTGAGCCAAGCTGGCGCTGGAGTGGATAATTGCAATTCTAGACTCAATGGGATGGAAATTAATAATAGCATCAACACACTGATGGATAAGCAGGAACTACAGATCGTGGCAGACCTGCATTCGGCACTAAGTAAAATGAGGTCAGAATCAGAAGAGAGTGGCCAGTTCTTAAAAAATGACGTAGATGCAGCAGTGCAACACAGCTGTGCCAGTGACTCCGAGAGAGAACCTTCCAAGACAGAGTTTACCAGCAATGCAGAGATGCAGTTCAGTGACGCTAACACAAATGATTTTTCCAGTTGGGATTGTGACAGCACACTGCTAGTAGAGGACCTCACTGCTAAAAATGTTGAGCCTGGTTTTAGAATGAGTGAAGAAAGCACAGATGTAGACAACCTCTTGGACAAGACAACTCTGGATGAAGTGGAAGTATTAGAACTTGAAAGTGGCAGTGTTGAAGATGATAGCTG GCTGTATGTCTCTCCAAGAAAGTCATCAACAGATGAAAAGGAATCTCCCCTGCAATGGTGTAGACAGGTGTTGGACAACCCCAATCCGGAAACAGAAGCTGCTTGCCGTACCCTCATCACCAGACTTGACCAAG GTTACTTGGGCATGCATTCAGCATTGAGTTCTCAGTCTTCCGTCGACAGTGAACTCAGCACCTCAGATGACTCCATCTCCATGGGCTACAAACTGCAAGACTTGACCGATGTGCAGGTTATGGCCCGCCTGCAAGAGGAGA GCCTCCGTCAGGATTGTGCCTCCAGCTCAGCCTCCGTTTCCCGCCGGAGCTCCAGCGCTTCCTTGCATTCCTTGCGCAGGGGCACCTACAGCGACCAGGATTTCGATGCCTACAGTTTGGAAGACGAGGACGACGACTGCTCCTTTTCCTATCACAGCAACCACAGATACTCCCCGTCCCCACTCAGCTCCCCACGGTGCCAGTCCCCCTCCACAAACACAGACTATGGCAGAGGAACCCAGGTCCGTCCTCCACGGAGGTCACTGCAAAGTCCTATGCAAGATAGGCTGAAGTATTCTGGAAATgaag AGGAGTTGCGGCACAGCATGCCCAACTTGGCCAGAACAGGTCTGCGCTCTTTGGAATCAGTAAGGAATAGTCGCAGCTTGGAGTCAGATCTGCAGGTTCCAAGTAGACTTTCTAGAATCCAGCAGCCATCTGCCA GCCTGGCCCCAAGCAAGCTCCGCTTTTCCTCTGGTGCTGGACAGCCCCCCTTGACAGTTCGACAGCCAATGAAAGCAGCTTCTTGTGCCAACTCTCTCCTTGCACCAAGGCAGCCAGTGAGAGCCCCTGGCTATGCCAGCACTGCTGGGCGAGTCCGGAAGCTCCCATCTTCCACGCTCGGTCCAGGTTCAACAGGTGGTGGTTCCATGACCAGAAACAACAGTATGGCTGGAGGAACAAAAAACTCCCTGCCGAAAAGTAGACTATCAGTTGGGGGACCCTCCTCCCTGAAGAGCAAATTGACCCAGCCACCCAAGAG AATTCCAAAGGCCACTGTTGTTTCTGCTGATGACTCTTGGAAAGATGGGTGTTACTGA